Proteins encoded together in one Candidatus Neomarinimicrobiota bacterium window:
- a CDS encoding 16S rRNA (uracil(1498)-N(3))-methyltransferase: MPDKRFFYVNPSKVDGDKFTLDETESHHLSHVLRINSGEMIWLLDGSGMAYEGRVEQVGESVTGIIQETHKKYGEPNVDVHIAVGIIKRDRFELLLEKGTEVGVKSISPLILDRCIKKSINLERCENIVQSAAKQCGRSVFPKILQPVPLNEWLAAYPGSDRAVLHWDGKRSIREFSAGIKNGTAHFIVGPEGDFNEVEISKIKKTDIDFISLGERRLRSETAAITAASFLINFNKP, encoded by the coding sequence ATGCCTGATAAACGGTTTTTTTATGTGAATCCTTCCAAGGTAGATGGTGACAAATTCACATTGGACGAGACCGAATCTCATCATCTATCGCATGTACTAAGAATCAATTCCGGCGAAATGATTTGGTTACTGGATGGTTCGGGAATGGCGTATGAAGGACGTGTTGAACAGGTTGGAGAATCTGTGACCGGAATCATTCAGGAAACACACAAAAAATATGGAGAACCTAACGTTGATGTTCACATTGCAGTAGGAATTATTAAGCGAGACCGATTTGAACTATTGCTGGAAAAAGGAACCGAAGTTGGTGTGAAATCTATTTCGCCGCTCATTCTGGATCGTTGTATAAAAAAGTCTATCAATTTGGAACGATGTGAAAATATTGTTCAATCTGCCGCCAAACAATGTGGACGAAGTGTATTCCCAAAAATACTGCAACCCGTACCACTGAATGAGTGGTTAGCTGCTTATCCAGGATCCGACAGGGCCGTATTGCATTGGGATGGAAAACGATCAATACGTGAATTTTCCGCTGGTATAAAGAATGGAACTGCTCATTTTATTGTGGGACCCGAAGGGGATTTCAATGAAGTTGAAATTTCCAAAATAAAGAAAACTGATATTGATTTTATTTCGTTAGGTGAACGCAGACTCAGATCTGAAACCGCAGCCATAACTGCTGCATCATTTTTGATTAATTTCAATAAACCATGA
- a CDS encoding histidine triad nucleotide-binding protein, protein MDDCLFCKIAAGFIPSELILDRENVVAFRDINPQAPTHILIIPRKHIATLNDLEENDAELMGEMVLAAKDLAEQEGIAESGYRTGFNCNADAGQTVWHVHLHLMGGRKFNWPPG, encoded by the coding sequence ATGGATGATTGTCTTTTTTGTAAAATAGCTGCAGGTTTTATTCCTTCCGAATTGATCCTCGATCGAGAGAATGTGGTAGCCTTTCGAGATATTAATCCCCAAGCACCAACGCATATTCTAATTATTCCGCGAAAACATATTGCCACACTTAATGATTTAGAAGAAAATGATGCAGAACTGATGGGTGAAATGGTTCTCGCGGCAAAAGATCTAGCCGAACAGGAGGGAATTGCAGAATCAGGTTACCGTACAGGGTTTAATTGCAATGCCGATGCGGGGCAAACTGTTTGGCATGTGCATTTACATTTAATGGGTGGGCGGAAGTTTAACTGGCCGCCTGGGTAA